ACGCTCTAGGCTTATAcagggagtcttttttttttctttctttctttttttttttttttttttttttttttttttttttttttttttttggtttttcgagacagggtttcagggtttctctgcagcttttttagagcctgtcctggaactagctcttgtagaccaggctggcctcgaaacaGGGAGTCTTAAGAGCAGAGATTTTCCAGGGAAAAAACAAGCTCAGAGATAGGCTGGATTTCATACTGTGATTGATAGGTTTTGTGTTCAGGGCCTGGTTGGTTTCTCTGCACAAGGTTTGCATGTTTTCAAGCTCAGGGGTCAAGTGTGGTTTCTTGGCTTTGATTTTAGGGTCAATATGTATATCTTTCACTGGTTCTAGTTTCAGCATCAGGGCATGTTTCTTTCGTTGGACCTTTTATCCTACACAGAGcttcataaattaataaattgacTTTTTCCATGAGTTTTCAGAGGCAAactacaaaaatatataaaaatataaaaaatgacatcatgaactTGAACAATTACTGACACTGTCAACTACTTCCAAAGAATTAATGTGCTTTTGTGTAAGAGTGTAAGTGTGCTGGATAAAGAGCTTACCAAATACTTTACAATAATATGCTTACAATTTTTTATATGCACTCAAAGactattgtaataagcaaaagcTTGAACAGATTGATTATACACAAAAAGGTTTAATGCTTTATAAAGTGAAAAACATTGTTACACTCACTATATTTTTAGGGTTCCTCTGCAGTacaacttttttttctgatgattttGAAGATTGCTTATCAATGCAATGGCTCTCCAGTATGTGCTCTTTCATGCACTTGAAGACCACTGTGGGAGGAAAGGCCTTACCACATTGATTATAGTCATAGGGTTTCAGTACAGTATGTTCTTGTAAGCATTTGAAGTTAACTGTgccatgcaaaggctttaccactgGACTATATTAATATGGTACCTCTTCAGTATATCTTCTTCTATGTGTATGAAGATTACTGTGTTGTAcaaaggctttatcacattgattacattgatAGGGATTCTCTGCAGTGTGTGTTCCTCTATGCATTTGAAGATTACTGTAATAAGCAAAGGATTTACCACAATGATTACAtacatagggcttctctccagtatgttttcttttatgtatttgaagattACCTTGTTgtgtaaaggctttaccacactgattacattcatagggtttctctccagtatgtgttcttttatgtatctGAAGATACTTGCGATatgtaaaggctttaccacattgattacattcatagggtttctctccagtatgtattcttttatgtatttgaagataCTTGCAACATGTAAAGGCTTTAGCACACTGATTACatggatagggtttctctccagtatatgtacttttatgcatttgaagagcaTTTTGATAAGCAAAGTTTTTACCACATTGATAACATTCATAGAGTTTCCCTCCaatatgtgttgttattttatgcatttgaagagcaTTGTAATAAGCATAGGacttaccacattgattacattcataaggtttctctccagtatgtgttcttttatgaatttgaagAGCATTGTGATAAGCATAGGACTTACCACATTGACTAcatacatagggtttctctccagtatgtgttcttttatgattttgaagaTGCCAATTTCGtgtaaaagctttaccacattgattacagtcatagggtttctctccagtatgtgttcttttatgtatttgaagaaCATTGTGATAAGCAAAGgatttaccacattgattacattcatagggtttctctccagtatgtgttcttttatgcatttgaagaacATTGGGATTAACATAGgatttaccacattgattacattcataaggcttctctccagtatgtgttcttttatgcttttgaagaTGATATTTTTGTGTAAAAGCTTTGCCACACTGATTGcattgatagggtttctctcctgtatgtgttcttttatgattttgaagaTGCCAATTTCGtgtaaaagctttaccacattgattacattcataaggcttctctccagtatgagttcttttatgcttttgaagaTGATATTTTTGTGTAAAAGCTTTGCCACACTGATTGcattgatagggtttctctccagtatgtgttctttcatgtttCTGAAGATGACATTTTTGTGTAAAAGCTTTGCCACACTGATtgcatttatagggtttctctccggtatgtgttctttcatgtatttgaagAGCACTGTGATAAGCAAAGaatttaccacattgattacatttatagggtttctcccCAGGATgcgttcttttatgtatttgaagagCACTTTCATGAGCAAAGGATTTCTCACATTGATTAATTTCACAggctttctctccagtatgtgttctttcgtGTTTCTGAAGATGACATTTTTGTGTAAAAGCTTTGCCACACTGATtgcatttatagggtttctctccggtatgtgttctttcatgtatttgaagAGCACTGTGATAAGCAAAGaatttaccacattgattacattgatAGGGTTTCTCCCCAGGAtgcattcttttatgtatttgattAGCGTTGTCATGAGCAAAGGATTTCCCACATTGATTCAATTCACAggttttctctccagtatgtgttctttcatgtttCTGAAGATGACATTTTTGTGTAAAAGCTTTGCCACACTGATTGCATTTATGGGGTTTCTCTCcggtatgtgttctttcatgtatttgaagAGCACTGTGATAAGCAAAGaatttaccacattgattacattgatAGGGTTTCTCCCCAGGATacgttcttttatgtatttgaagagCATTGTCATGAGCAAAGGATTTCCCACATTGATTCAATTCACAggttttctctccagtatgtgtgcTTTCATGCCTTTGAAGATGTTTGTTAAAAGCAAAGGCTTTAACACATTGATTATCTTCATAGGATTTCTCTCCAATAAGTGTGCTTTTAGTCCGTTGCAGATTTCTGTCATATGCGAAAGCTTTAAAATACTGATTATACACAGAATGTTTCTCTTCGGTATGATTTATTTCAGGCCTGCAAAAATATTTGAGACACGTAAGAGCTTTACCATTTTCAATAAACCATTGATCTTTGTATCTCTATAAATAAATTTCACAATTTAGTTCAATTACAAAGTGGAATCAGATCTTAAGGTTTTATTACCGGGTTTACACTCATGTTGTTACCCTtaattttgggttgttttgtacCTTTAAAAATGTCTATGATGGAAAGATACTTTATTAAAGAGTTcccatttatagatttttttctatatgaaatttTTTCACgtatttgtaggaaaatggcaAAATTCAGGTCCAGACATGTGTTGCAGAAGGGAGAGCTTCTCCTAACAACTGCTCCTTGACTCTTGATTATAAATGCCCATCTCAGTAAACTAGCACAGCCACAGTCAAGATTATGAGTAACACTATCTTTACTATGGACTGTTTGCTTATTAGAAGGTTTGTAATATGGTTGGTGGAAAATTAATGGTATGGCAGTTCTACAGAGCTCTGATTCGAGTGGTGATATCTGTTAAGTTATTGTTTCTGgtcttctttcttaaaagaatgcCTTGGATATGCAATTCACCTACTTGAAATTGAGGTTTATGGTTATGTGAGATTTTAATAAACATCAATCAACATGAAGCTGAGTTTATTTACACTATGGGTTAGTGTAAAAACTCCAGGACACATTACAATTTCTTCTGAGGCATATTTTTATCAGATTGCACATGATAATTACCTTTTATGTCTTCTAGAGCTTTGGAAATGTTCTTCAATATTATGGTCTTCCCAACTGTATCCTACAATATAGTAGAAAATGTATGATATATTATGGAAATTTGTGCAAAATTTAAATTACTATCTTTACTGTACCTCAGAACCATGTCTAATTTATGCACCTCATTCTTCTTTGTCAATCAAATTACAGAAAAACTTCAAAAACCAAGGAACAGTTGTCCccttatttaaaaacatgaaagaacGTTCAGTTTTACCTATGATAGTGAGGTTACGGTAGGtgtccagcatcacatctttgtagagactCTTCTGTGAAGGATCCAGCAATGTCCACTCTTCCCAAGTAAAGTCAAcatgcacatcatcataggtTATTGCATTCTGAAATGACCCATACATGTGTACAACAGAAAGTATGTTAATGACAACACTGAAAATGTACACTTCTTTGACAGTATAGTCATATAATCCTGGTACTCACTAAACTTATTCAATTAAATAGACATTATAATGTAATTACCAAGTCACTTTGGAAGAAACCTGAATAAAAGGTATCATTTCTGTATCTTGTGAATGGGTATCACCTTGCAAGAGAAATGCctattaaacaagcaattgtaagCAGACAAGTAAGCAGATCAACTGTACAGAGTACTAGAGACACTGTATAAACAATTATtaactacaa
This is a stretch of genomic DNA from Arvicola amphibius chromosome 15, mArvAmp1.2, whole genome shotgun sequence. It encodes these proteins:
- the LOC119801935 gene encoding zinc finger protein 120-like; this translates as MGEQETHDMNAITYDDVHVDFTWEEWTLLDPSQKSLYKDVMLDTYRNLTIIGYSWEDHNIEEHFQSSRRHKR